One genomic window of Paeniglutamicibacter sp. Y32M11 includes the following:
- the leuD gene encoding 3-isopropylmalate dehydratase small subunit, with protein sequence MEKITTHTGIGVPLRQSNVDTDQIIPAVYLKRITRTGFEDALFAGWRKDSSFILNQEPFSQGSVLVAGPDFGTGSSREHAVWALKDYGFKAVLSSRFADIFRGNSGKQGLVAAQVAQSDIELIWKEIENHPGTEVTVDLAARTVTCGSIIAPFEIDDYTRWRLMEGLDDIGLTLQHEEEVTAFENERPAFKPTTLPARFS encoded by the coding sequence ATGGAGAAAATTACTACTCACACAGGTATTGGTGTTCCACTGCGTCAAAGCAATGTGGATACTGACCAAATTATCCCCGCCGTTTACCTCAAGCGCATCACACGCACGGGATTCGAGGACGCGCTCTTCGCTGGCTGGCGCAAGGATTCGTCATTCATCCTGAACCAGGAGCCCTTTTCCCAGGGATCTGTGCTGGTCGCAGGTCCGGATTTTGGCACGGGGTCCTCGCGCGAACACGCCGTGTGGGCGCTAAAGGACTATGGTTTTAAGGCAGTTCTTTCCTCGCGGTTTGCCGATATTTTTCGAGGCAACTCGGGCAAACAGGGCCTCGTAGCAGCCCAGGTCGCTCAGAGCGATATTGAGCTGATCTGGAAGGAAATTGAGAACCACCCGGGCACCGAGGTGACGGTTGACCTTGCTGCACGCACCGTCACCTGTGGTTCGATCATTGCCCCATTCGAAATCGACGACTACACGCGGTGGCGCCTGATGGAAGGCCTTGATGACATTGGTCTGACCCTTCAGCACGAAGAAGAAGTGACGGCGTTTGAGAATGAACGGCCAGCATTTAAGCCGACCACTCTTCCGGCGCGCTTTTCCTAG
- the leuC gene encoding 3-isopropylmalate dehydratase large subunit, with protein sequence MAAHQAAQTLAEKVWNAHVVRKGEGVGAARQPDLIYIDLHLLHEVTSPQAFEGLRLAGRKLRRVDLTIATEDHNTPTLDIDKPIADLTSRTQIETLRKNCAEFGVRLHSLGDKEQGIVHVVGPQLGLTQPGMTVVCGDSHTSTHGAFGALAFGIGTSEVEHVMATQSLSLKPFKTMAINVEGTLKPGVSAKDIILAVIAKIGTGGGQGYVLEYRGSAIRSLSMDARMTICNMSIEAGARAGMIAPDATTYEYINGRPHAPQGADWDAAVAEWDTLATDDGATFDAEVFLDADDLEPFVTWGTNPGQGISLSGVVPAPEDFDDENARAACERALTYMDLKAGTPMKEIRVDTVFLGSCTNSRMEDLRAAAAIVQGQVKDPNIRMMVVPGSARVRLEAEAEGLDKIFLEFGAEWRFAGCSMCLGMNPDQLAEGERCASTSNRNFEGRQGKGGRTHLVSPQVAAATAIRGTLSSPSDLVDSSSDAKVA encoded by the coding sequence ATGGCCGCACATCAGGCAGCACAGACGCTGGCCGAAAAAGTTTGGAATGCACACGTTGTGCGCAAGGGTGAAGGCGTTGGAGCTGCTCGTCAGCCCGACCTGATCTACATCGATCTGCACCTGCTCCATGAGGTGACTTCACCCCAAGCTTTTGAGGGATTGCGCTTGGCTGGTCGCAAGTTGCGCCGTGTGGACCTCACCATCGCCACCGAGGACCACAACACTCCCACGCTGGATATCGACAAGCCCATTGCCGATCTCACCAGCCGGACTCAGATCGAAACCTTGCGCAAGAACTGCGCGGAGTTCGGTGTGCGCCTGCACTCGCTGGGCGATAAGGAACAAGGCATTGTGCACGTGGTTGGTCCGCAGCTGGGTTTGACTCAGCCGGGCATGACCGTCGTATGCGGAGACTCCCACACCTCGACCCACGGTGCGTTTGGCGCCTTGGCATTTGGTATCGGCACCTCAGAGGTCGAACATGTGATGGCCACCCAGTCGCTCTCCTTGAAGCCATTCAAGACCATGGCCATCAACGTTGAAGGCACCTTGAAGCCGGGCGTCAGCGCCAAGGACATCATCCTCGCTGTGATTGCCAAGATTGGAACCGGCGGCGGTCAGGGTTATGTGCTCGAATACCGCGGCTCCGCGATTCGCTCGCTATCCATGGATGCTCGCATGACCATCTGCAATATGTCCATCGAGGCAGGTGCACGTGCCGGGATGATCGCCCCCGACGCCACCACGTACGAATACATCAATGGTCGCCCGCACGCACCGCAGGGTGCGGACTGGGATGCCGCTGTTGCCGAATGGGACACGCTTGCAACCGACGACGGTGCAACCTTCGATGCCGAGGTATTCCTCGACGCCGACGATCTGGAGCCCTTCGTGACGTGGGGCACCAACCCGGGCCAGGGCATTTCCCTCTCAGGTGTTGTTCCGGCACCCGAGGATTTCGACGACGAAAACGCCCGGGCGGCCTGCGAACGTGCACTGACGTACATGGATCTGAAGGCGGGGACTCCGATGAAGGAGATCCGTGTTGACACGGTGTTCCTCGGCTCCTGTACCAACAGCCGCATGGAAGACCTGCGCGCTGCTGCAGCAATCGTCCAGGGGCAGGTCAAGGACCCCAATATCCGCATGATGGTTGTCCCGGGCTCGGCACGAGTCAGGCTGGAAGCCGAAGCCGAGGGCCTAGATAAGATCTTCCTCGAATTTGGAGCCGAATGGAGATTCGCTGGCTGCTCCATGTGCTTGGGCATGAATCCGGACCAATTAGCAGAGGGGGAGCGCTGCGCATCCACCTCAAACCGCAACTTTGAAGGTCGTCAAGGAAAGGGCGGCCGGACCCACTTGGTTTCACCGCAGGTTGCCGCGGCCACGGCGATCCGCGGAACCCTTTCTTCGCCGTCAGACCTTGTCGACTCTTCCTCCGACGCGAAAGTAGCCTAA
- a CDS encoding IclR family transcriptional regulator, giving the protein MDTSSGVGVIDKAAQILNALEAGPTSLAQLVALTKISRPTVHRLAQALVHHRLVGKDIHGRFVLGGRLVELASAAGEDRLIAAAGPLLIQLRDATGESTQVFRRQGDYRVCVASAERPVGLRDTIPVGTQLSMRAGSAAQVLLAWEDHERLLDGLQSARFTPTILAGVRRRGWAQSLGEREPGVASVSAPVRGPSGRVIAAVSMSGPIERLSRQPGRAHQEVVVQTANALSEALRKTGD; this is encoded by the coding sequence ATGGACACATCAAGTGGCGTTGGCGTCATCGACAAAGCGGCCCAGATCCTCAATGCGCTTGAGGCCGGCCCCACTTCACTGGCCCAGTTGGTTGCCCTCACCAAAATTTCACGGCCCACGGTCCATCGCTTGGCTCAGGCCTTGGTTCACCACCGTTTGGTTGGCAAAGACATCCACGGCCGATTCGTCTTGGGTGGTCGCTTGGTTGAGCTCGCCTCGGCAGCCGGCGAAGACCGCCTCATCGCCGCGGCGGGACCGTTACTGATTCAACTTCGAGATGCCACGGGCGAAAGCACCCAGGTCTTCCGCCGCCAAGGCGACTACCGCGTATGTGTGGCTTCGGCCGAGCGGCCCGTTGGCTTACGTGACACCATTCCCGTGGGAACTCAACTGTCAATGCGTGCAGGCTCCGCCGCGCAGGTACTCCTTGCCTGGGAGGACCACGAACGTTTGCTTGATGGACTGCAGAGTGCCAGATTCACTCCCACGATTCTTGCTGGGGTACGTCGTCGCGGTTGGGCTCAGAGTCTTGGTGAGCGAGAGCCTGGAGTTGCCTCGGTTTCGGCACCAGTTCGTGGACCGTCGGGACGCGTCATTGCCGCGGTTTCCATGTCTGGCCCTATTGAGCGGTTATCTCGTCAACCCGGCAGGGCTCACCAAGAGGTTGTTGTCCAGACCGCCAATGCGCTGAGCGAAGCGCTGCGCAAAACAGGAGACTGA
- the thiL gene encoding thiamine-phosphate kinase, translating into MPKAEPLTVENLGESGLLGRILPRLKAFDPLLGPGDDAALIAAPGGKFVISVDTLVENQDFRLCWPSGFCSSGFDIGWKSAAQNLSDINAMGAHASSAVISLTLPPATPVAWVEDFADGFSAAVRELGATRCAIGGGDLGRGGELSVTAAVTGDLATEKPVLRSGAEPGDMVAVNGVLGVAAAGLALLDSPLTYVEWTAEESALVLVQRRPRPPLAAGPAAARAGATAMMDLSDGLLKDAQRMAIASGVAFDLDTAKLTLDLERLKRASERLQIDPLNWVLGGGEDHGLLATFPQSTQLPVGFRVIGRVMAIEVEAMGPAIYLDGKKPDVAKGYDHFAT; encoded by the coding sequence GTGCCCAAAGCTGAACCGCTGACCGTTGAAAATCTCGGCGAAAGCGGTTTGCTGGGGAGGATTTTGCCGCGTTTGAAGGCGTTCGACCCGTTGCTGGGTCCGGGAGATGATGCTGCATTGATTGCCGCTCCGGGCGGAAAGTTTGTCATCAGCGTCGACACCTTGGTCGAGAACCAAGATTTCCGGTTGTGCTGGCCCAGCGGCTTCTGCAGTAGCGGCTTCGACATTGGATGGAAGTCGGCCGCACAGAATCTCTCCGATATTAATGCCATGGGTGCCCACGCTTCATCCGCGGTGATCTCCCTGACTCTGCCACCCGCAACACCTGTCGCTTGGGTCGAGGACTTTGCTGACGGCTTTAGTGCCGCTGTCCGAGAACTGGGAGCTACTCGCTGTGCCATCGGCGGGGGAGACCTGGGGAGAGGTGGCGAATTATCGGTGACGGCCGCTGTCACCGGAGACTTGGCTACTGAGAAGCCGGTGCTTCGAAGCGGCGCCGAACCAGGGGATATGGTCGCCGTTAATGGTGTTTTGGGAGTTGCTGCGGCAGGCTTGGCCCTACTGGATTCACCATTAACGTATGTGGAGTGGACCGCGGAAGAAAGCGCCCTGGTACTGGTACAGAGACGCCCGAGGCCGCCGCTGGCTGCCGGACCGGCAGCCGCGCGCGCCGGAGCCACGGCCATGATGGATCTCTCCGATGGTCTGCTGAAGGATGCTCAACGTATGGCCATAGCCAGCGGCGTCGCCTTTGATCTGGACACCGCGAAGCTGACTTTAGATCTGGAGCGGTTGAAGAGAGCGTCTGAACGACTCCAGATAGACCCGCTGAATTGGGTACTTGGAGGAGGGGAAGACCACGGACTCCTAGCAACATTCCCTCAATCGACGCAGCTGCCCGTGGGGTTCCGTGTCATTGGACGGGTAATGGCGATAGAGGTCGAGGCCATGGGCCCCGCTATTTATCTTGATGGCAAGAAACCGGACGTAGCTAAGGGTTACGACCACTTCGCCACTTAG
- a CDS encoding GTPase yields the protein MSRRRQTSADSPLERRLEALKEATELGAERLGEEVSSASWRVLELASTRRTLSAEHTVVGFFGATGSGKSTLFNAVVGQDLAKAAATRPTTSQPLAGIWGQAGSDPLLDWLGVQQRHIVQSPLRLDKRGIFGAEKDVNGLILLDLPDFDSTVAANREIATKLAGQVDVLIWVLDPQKYADAAVHHDFIRPLATHGSVTLVVLNQIDKLRETERGPVVDSLRSILVSDGLSAPRILGVSALTGEGVDALRQEIAKVVTERAAVTNRLSADVAIVAAKMVDGAPLQVLKLPAEAAKRTLTGELAAASGVETVVNAVRTSYRLDAHKRTGWPLTRWLAKMRPDPLRRLNLKSAEVNPTLNRTSLPAAGAAQKAQADSAVRRFADGASSGAPEAWQGSIRRAARAGRENLPDELDQAIANTNIGATRGAWWWPIISVVQWISLATALAGALWLGALFGAQYLQFTVPAAPKVEGFPVPTLMLGIGILLGIVLGLATSLVARIGAAARARKARKVLQSAISVVAGASVVKPVEDEITRHNNFIGALQRAQS from the coding sequence ATGAGCCGCCGTCGACAAACCAGCGCCGACAGCCCATTGGAACGGCGTCTTGAAGCTCTGAAGGAAGCCACCGAACTGGGGGCGGAGCGACTAGGCGAAGAGGTTAGTTCGGCTTCTTGGCGAGTCCTCGAATTGGCTTCAACGCGTCGGACTCTTTCTGCAGAACACACGGTCGTGGGCTTTTTCGGGGCAACCGGCAGTGGAAAATCTACCCTTTTCAACGCCGTGGTAGGTCAAGACCTCGCCAAGGCCGCTGCCACGCGCCCCACCACCAGCCAGCCCTTGGCCGGGATCTGGGGACAAGCGGGGTCTGATCCCTTGCTTGATTGGCTAGGCGTGCAGCAACGCCACATCGTGCAGTCACCCTTGCGGCTGGATAAAAGGGGTATCTTTGGGGCCGAAAAAGACGTTAACGGGCTGATCCTGCTCGATCTTCCGGATTTTGACTCGACAGTGGCGGCCAACCGAGAAATAGCCACGAAGCTTGCGGGACAAGTTGACGTATTGATTTGGGTTCTTGACCCACAAAAGTATGCTGACGCTGCCGTACACCATGACTTCATCAGGCCCCTAGCCACACACGGCTCGGTGACCTTGGTGGTTCTGAACCAAATCGATAAACTCCGGGAAACCGAACGGGGACCAGTCGTGGATTCCCTGCGGTCGATTCTTGTTTCCGATGGGTTATCCGCTCCACGGATTTTAGGTGTTTCTGCCCTCACGGGTGAAGGCGTTGATGCCTTGCGGCAGGAGATCGCCAAGGTCGTGACCGAACGCGCCGCCGTTACCAACCGCCTGAGTGCCGACGTGGCCATAGTTGCGGCAAAAATGGTGGATGGTGCGCCACTGCAAGTGCTCAAACTCCCGGCCGAGGCTGCCAAGCGGACACTGACCGGAGAGTTGGCTGCGGCTTCGGGTGTTGAGACGGTGGTCAACGCCGTACGAACTTCCTATCGGTTAGATGCCCATAAGCGCACCGGATGGCCACTGACGCGTTGGTTGGCAAAAATGCGTCCGGATCCGCTTCGCCGACTTAATCTCAAAAGTGCTGAGGTGAACCCCACGTTGAACCGGACGTCGTTGCCGGCCGCGGGTGCAGCTCAGAAGGCGCAAGCCGATTCTGCGGTCCGACGCTTTGCCGATGGGGCGAGTTCTGGTGCACCCGAGGCTTGGCAGGGATCTATCCGCCGTGCTGCACGAGCGGGACGCGAGAACCTCCCAGACGAACTTGACCAAGCCATCGCCAATACCAATATTGGTGCGACCCGAGGCGCCTGGTGGTGGCCGATCATCTCGGTCGTTCAGTGGATTTCTCTAGCCACGGCATTAGCTGGGGCATTGTGGCTTGGTGCCTTGTTTGGCGCGCAATATCTTCAATTCACTGTGCCTGCCGCGCCGAAGGTTGAAGGCTTCCCGGTTCCCACCTTGATGCTCGGCATTGGAATTCTCTTGGGCATCGTCTTGGGCCTGGCTACCTCATTGGTGGCGCGGATCGGGGCTGCGGCCAGAGCCCGAAAGGCCAGAAAAGTCCTTCAGAGCGCGATCAGCGTGGTTGCTGGAGCCTCGGTGGTCAAGCCGGTCGAGGATGAAATCACCCGACACAACAACTTTATTGGAGCCTTACAACGTGCCCAAAGCTGA